One Bacteroidales bacterium genomic window carries:
- a CDS encoding four helix bundle protein, whose protein sequence is MKKNILKSKSYVFAIAIVKLCQSIISEKKEFVLSRQIMKSGTVIGALIRETEFGQSKADFASKMSIA, encoded by the coding sequence ATGAAAAAAAACATATTAAAATCAAAAAGTTATGTCTTTGCCATCGCCATTGTAAAGCTGTGTCAGAGCATTATTTCTGAGAAGAAGGAGTTTGTCTTGTCGAGGCAAATTATGAAAAGTGGTACTGTAATAGGTGCTTTGATCCGGGAAACTGAATTTGGTCAAAGCAAAGCCGATTTTGCAAGCAAAATGAGCATTGCATAA